The genomic stretch GGAAAAGTCGGGCATGAAGCAGGTGTCGGTGAGCCTGGCTACTGGTGATGTGCAGTTTGAAGCCGATGAAGCTGCCGTTCTTGATCCTGTTTGGAATGGCATCGAACAAATGGGTTATCATGTGGTCAGGGAGGAAGAATCGGGAAGAAAACGATCCGGGAACATGCCTTTGCTGGTCAGGTGGATAGTCTGTTTATTGTTTACCCTGCCGCTGTTGCTGCACATGTGGGTGTCATGGGAGTGGTTGCATCTGGCGTGGGTACAGGCTTTGCTTGCCACGCCGGTCGTGGTTATCGGGTTATTGCATTTTGGTAAAAGTGCCTGGCATGCTGTGCGCAATGGGGCTGCCAACATGGATGTATTGATTACCATGGGTGTGGTGGCGGGATATGTGTACAGCATGCTGGCCTGGTTGTTTCCCGGTTTGTTTGGTACAGCTCATCCTCCCGTATATTTTGAAGCTCCGGCGGCTATTATAAGCTTTGTGCTGTTGGGCAACTGGCTGGAACAAAAGGCTGTCAGGCGTACAGCCTCTGCTGTGGAAGAATTGTTGCGCCTGCAGGTGACGCAGGCTCATCGGGTAGATCCCGTTTCGGGCCGGATTGAAGACGTGGATAATCGCTTGCTGCAGGTGCAGGATGAGGTATTGATCCGGGAGGGTGAACAGGTTCCGGCCGATGGGGTAATTGTATGGGGAGAGGCCTGGGTGAATGAAGCTCTTTTTACAGGGGAAAGTGCGCCGGTGAAACGCCGACAGGGCGATCAGCTTATTGGGGGAACCATTTTGCAACAGGGCGCGGTACGCGCGCAGGTGCAGGCTGTGGGTCAGCAAACAGTACTGGGCAGGATGATTGCTCTCGTACAGCAGGCTCAGGCGCGTAAACCTTCTGTGCAACGCCTGGCAGATCGCATCAGTGCCGTGTTTGTGCCTGCTGTAGTTGCTATTGCTGTCCTGACGGTCATTGTAAGCATGGGTATTTTTCATCTTCCTTTGTCAGCAGCCTTGTTACGGGCAATGGCAGTATTGGTCATTGCCTGTCCCTGTGCCATGGGATTGGCTACTCCGGCTGCCATCATGGTAGGGCTGGGACGGGCTGGTAAGATGGGCATCCTGATCAAGGATCC from Thermoflavifilum aggregans encodes the following:
- a CDS encoding heavy metal translocating P-type ATPase, producing the protein MKTVKCKVEGMSCSGCVNNITRYLEKSGMKQVSVSLATGDVQFEADEAAVLDPVWNGIEQMGYHVVREEESGRKRSGNMPLLVRWIVCLLFTLPLLLHMWVSWEWLHLAWVQALLATPVVVIGLLHFGKSAWHAVRNGAANMDVLITMGVVAGYVYSMLAWLFPGLFGTAHPPVYFEAPAAIISFVLLGNWLEQKAVRRTASAVEELLRLQVTQAHRVDPVSGRIEDVDNRLLQVQDEVLIREGEQVPADGVIVWGEAWVNEALFTGESAPVKRRQGDQLIGGTILQQGAVRAQVQAVGQQTVLGRMIALVQQAQARKPSVQRLADRISAVFVPAVVAIAVLTVIVSMGIFHLPLSAALLRAMAVLVIACPCAMGLATPAAIMVGLGRAGKMGILIKDPEVLEKIRKLHTIVFDKTGTLTGGQPAIARSACFQVSEQSFRAIVAALEQHSTHPVARAVEREWGRYAAFEFVRVEEKKGWGVEGVDSRGNIYRLGNSRWFARDLELPLGHQLYLVRKSAADSQAELLGWIDLADELRPEAGEVLGTLKQQGYRIVMLSGDRREACEAVARELGIEEIYAEQTPEGKQQVLHRLMEQGVVAMVGDGINDAPALAQADISIAVAEASTITMQSASMVLLGNSLQQLPVALQLARHTYRTIQENLLWALAYNLVAIPAASLGALSPVIAAFSMGFSDLVLVINSLRLYTRKIKPA